The DNA sequence TTTGTGGGTTCTCATAGCTGACAAGTCTGAGTACCTGGTCACCCTCGGCGACGCGGCAGCATCATTCCTAGAGCGTCCTGATTCCAGCACTGTTGGAAAATGTATGTTGGGTAAAGAGGAACATTTGTTCCAGCTTGGATATCGAATAGCGAAGAACTTAGATTCGCAGAATCAGGGAAGATTCCAGCAGCGTCTGCTTGGAGCATGGCTGCCAGATCGGCTACGACACTCTGCATCGCTTTCTGAGGATCGACAGCTCTTGTTAGCAATCATGTAAGAGCTTTCCCCATTATTATCCTGTTACAGCTAACACTTTGAGGGTATCCTGCGTCTTTGGCGCCAATATCATCATTCCATTTGCTAACTATTACCAATTCCACACCTGGGGCAACTCTTCTGACGACACAATGCCGTTCAACCACGGAATCCTTTTCAACGCTTGGATAGCCAACTCCCCACAAATCCTTCTATCCTTTTGCTACCTTGCCCTCAACAATATTTGTACTTTCCTAGCAAGCGCCGAAGAGTGGAACAGTTGCGCCGATTCCAGGAAAGGCCTACGCGTATCCCGCCCAGTTGGCCAGCAACGAAGCACATACTTTCTACAGCTTCCTTATAGATGGGCAGTGCCATTGATTACGGTTAGCGGTGTTCTACACTGGCTACTATCACAGAGCTTTTTCTTCGTTCAAGTGGATACTTTTGCGAACGGAAAGATAGACATCGACAAGTCAAAGTCAGCCTGCGGATTCTCTAGCCTTAGTCTTTTTATCTTCTTTATTGTCGCATTTCTGTTGTTGGGTGGTATTGGGTGGGCAGCATTGCGACCCGCGCAGCAGAAAATGCCTATAGCAGCGTCTTGTAGTTTGGTTATCAGCGCCGCATGCCATCCGCCTCAGAACAGGACCGACACACAATTATTGAGAGTAAAATGGGGCGTTGTTGAGCAGCACAATTCCGATAACACTGGTCATTTTTGCCTTTCTGCAAGCAATGTAAAGAGGCCGGAAGTTGGAAGAATATATCATTGACCGATAGAGCCGACGGCACGCGTCGTTATCTACTGAGACTGAAGTACAACACTGCATGAGACATGGAGCTACGTGTGTTGTACCCAATCATGCATCTGTTCATATCAGCTGGTACGATACATCAGTACCCCAGCTCCCCCATCCTACTTCTCCAGAACTGCAGCCTTGTGTTGTCGCATTCCTCACCACCTCCCCTATTCGCCCAAAGATCCCCGGGTGTGAAGCGATCTGTTCCATTGTTGCAGAGCTTTTCAATTTCTTCCCGTGAAATGCGGAACCACTGCGCTGCTGCAGGCGCGTGTAGCTCAACGTTTTGTCCCTGACGTGTGCTAGGTGACTGCTCCAGTGCTAAGACCAAAGTCAGGACCCCAAGTCGCGCCCATCCCGCGAGAACTGGTATCTTCTGGGCATTTTGGTTCTTAGCCAGGAGAGCTGAAAAGGTGTTGATGTTCTTCCATGCCGTTTTTGCGGCATCAGGTGTTGCTGGTGAGCTAAGGTTTGCTAGGTATCTTTCGGGGCCTATGGAATATTGAGGTCAGAAAAGAAGGAGCAACAAATCACCGCTACGTACCTTGACAACTCTCGGTCACATTCATGGAGAACTCTGGTAGACCACTGGCGTCGGGAACGCTTGCCAGCTCCACGATATAGTCCACTAGTGCGCCCAATTCTTGCTCCTCTCCAAACGTCTCAGCCGCGTTGAGGTAGAGACCCCACAGATTGTTCCAAAGAGTCTCAGTATCTTCTTGAGACAGGATAAGGGAAGCTGTTTCGGTGGCTGCATCCTTGGGTGTAGTCTGATTTGAAAGCAACTTTTCCAGTATCGTGACAAGTTTTGATTGCACGGAGTCGCTTGGTAAACTCCGCGTGTCATCAACGCTGTCCTTCCCGTAGAGCTGGCATAGCCAGCCCTCACGCTGTGATTGTGCCCATTCACTGGCCATATTTGTTAGGAAATGCAACAACGTCTCTCAACGGATGCCTTGCAAATACGAAGAAATGGTGAAATGTGAACAAAGGACTAAGCTGTAGCTCTAGGGTTTGGGTCATTGGGATACTCTTGGTTTGAACGCTTGTATAGGAAGCATCAGGGCTCCAGTCGTCACAGCCTCTTTCCGATGGGGCTGAGGCCCCCTCGCGTGACTCATCTTACTACGTCATCTGACTGTCACGTGGGCTCGATCATCGAGACATTCCACTCTTCTTCTTACGTCAAATATTACTGCAGCCCAAATGCATATCCTACGCTGCTTTTCTACACATAATCCTTGGCGCGGTGGTAATCTGGTGTTCAGCCTTCGCAATTTCGAGTCGCATTTGGAAACGTAGTGTCGATCAGTAAGCACGACACTTAAAGTTCCCCGAACATTCCCCACACAACAAGGCATGGTTGATCTTGGCATTCTTGTTTCATCCAACTATTTCCTTTTCCGGTTTAAAACACAACTGTCGGGATCCGAGTTGTGTGGGGTTAGGCGTGCACAATAAATTCCGTTCCGTTGCCGACTTCCGTACAGCCTCATATGTTTGTCAGATGAGATCCTCAATTGACATCATCGTGAAGGATCTTTGGACTGCGGAAGTCTGTAGGGTGTATGAATACTGACGCTCATTCGACAGGAATGATGCTTGGAACATCTTTCTCGGTGAACGCCTGATGAATGTGACTGACGATGGGAGGCCGGGTTACATTGTGGGCTTGAGATTTTCGGAGCGACTGAGACAACTCCAACTGCAGAAATTCGAAGATCGAGGTAATCAGAGCTCAGTGGTGAGTAAAGGGCCGAGACATGTCATTTGACTACGTCAACGGGAAGCCTACACCATCCACTATCTGTATGCTATTTAGACCAGCAAGTTCTTCCAACTGACTAACAACTATATCCTCAACTCACTCTCGACTTTCACAACCATCATTCCTAACAAACAACTTCCCATATCGAAAGCCGCACAGCAATCATGAGATTCATTACCACAATTCTCACCCTTGCATCAGCCCTCACATTCACCAGCGCAGCTCCCGCACCAGGGGAGCCATCAATTGTAAGGGTATGTTCATCTAAAAAATCTAAACTTGACTGTCGAAACTAATGTCCCCGCAGGGCAACCTTTTCGAGCGCCAGGCACTATGTATGGACCACCCATGTGATTTTGACACCGATTGTTATGCTTGGAGGTGTGGTGATTGCCAATCGAACGGCAAGTGTGGTTGCCCTCCTGAAGCGGTACGTTTGGCTCATCCTTGATTTGTGTTGCGCACGCTGACGACGTCAAAAGAATGGGCCACCTTGTTAGATAGACTAGCCACAGATGGGCTAAGTGAGGAGGCGTGGATGGGAATCAAAGAAACTTTAGCAAAACAGAACAATACAAACATTCGTTAATCATGATCATTAGGAACGAGTGCTATGTGTTTGTTCAATGTCGAAATGTCCTTTTTCTAAACAAGGTCTACCTGATGTGAAGAATATTTAGACTTACAATTACTCTTCTATTGGTGGTACAGGAAGCGATTTTTCTAATAGCAACACATTTTCAATGCCTATCGATATCAGAGAAAGACACTGCGTCCGCGTGGTTCTAACAACGCATGATTGATGAGTCACTGAATCCCTC is a window from the Pyrenophora tritici-repentis strain M4 chromosome 7, whole genome shotgun sequence genome containing:
- a CDS encoding DUF3632 domain containing protein, producing MASEWAQSQREGWLCQLYGKDSVDDTRSLPSDSVQSKLVTILEKLLSNQTTPKDAATETASLILSQEDTETLWNNLWGLYLNAAETFGEEQELGALVDYIVELASVPDASGLPEFSMNVTESCQGPERYLANLSSPATPDAAKTAWKNINTFSALLAKNQNAQKIPVLAGWARLGVLTLVLALEQSPSTRQGQNVELHAPAAAQWFRISREEIEKLCNNGTDRFTPGDLWANRGGGEECDNTRLQFWRSRMGELGY